DNA sequence from the Rhodothermales bacterium genome:
GCAGAAAACGGAGGAAGACGAGCCGGTCCCGCCCGGTGAGCAGGGCGGTGGCGACGATCTGGGAGGCGGAGGCGGCGACGATGGCCAGCCAGACGGCGAACAGCATGCCTGGAGGCAACCCGCGGGTGACACCCAGCGCGCCGGCGAGGACGGTCCCGCTGGCGATGCCGGCATACCCCATCGCGTTATAACTCGACAGCCTCCGGCGTCCGAAGCGCATGTAGGGACGGGCGAGCCGATCCAGCATCCGGGAAAGCCGGCGCCAGCGCCGTTCGGCATCCCGCGAGCAGGTGGCTACGAGGGTCAGCGGGGCGGCATCCGGCGGCGGCTCGCGATCGATGTACGTGCCGTGGGCCTGCGCATGACGCGAGCGCACGGCCTTGAGGGCCGGCGTCGTGTCGCCGGGAAAGATGGGTGCTTCGGTCGGATGCATGGTGACGCGCACGCGGTGGGCGGCATCGTAAGATGCTGAACCGCCCGCTCAACCGCAACTGCGGCAGTCGTGCGCCTGGATCCCGTCAGCCGATGCGCTCGACCTTGAGGTTGCGCCAGCGCACCTTGATGCCGCCGCCGTCGTGGATCTGCAGCGCGATCGATCCGTTGGCCTGGCCGATCTTTTCATCGGAGAAATCGACCATCGGGGTCCCGTTGAGCCAGCTCTGGACGTGATCGCCCACGACCCGGATCCGCATCTGATTCCACTCGCCCATCTTGAGCGCGCTGTCCTTGGCGGGATCGGGCTTGATCAGCCAGCCTCGTCCGTACGATTCGTAGACGCCGCCGGTGTCGTGCCCGGGCGGGGCGACTTCCACCTGCCATCCGGTGATTTTTGTGCCCTCGATCGTCGATCGGAAAAAGACCCCGCTGTTGCCGTCCGCCTCCTGGCGGAATTCCAGCGTCAGGTCGAAGTCCTTGTAGAAATCGTCCGTCGCGAGGTATCCGTACTGCGCATCGGGCCCGCTTTCGCAGATCAGTTCGCCGTTTTCGACATACCATCGCTCGGTGCCGTAGATCGTCCAGCCCGTCAGGTCCTTGCCGTTGAACAGCGCGGCCTGGCCGGCGCAACCCAGGTTGATCGTAACCAGGCCGATCAGCAGGAGCATCGCACGTTTAATCCTCATAGCGCACCCCCAGATCGTTG
Encoded proteins:
- a CDS encoding DUF1080 domain-containing protein, with the translated sequence MRIKRAMLLLIGLVTINLGCAGQAALFNGKDLTGWTIYGTERWYVENGELICESGPDAQYGYLATDDFYKDFDLTLEFRQEADGNSGVFFRSTIEGTKITGWQVEVAPPGHDTGGVYESYGRGWLIKPDPAKDSALKMGEWNQMRIRVVGDHVQSWLNGTPMVDFSDEKIGQANGSIALQIHDGGGIKVRWRNLKVERIG